From the genome of Sulfurovum riftiae, one region includes:
- a CDS encoding c-type cytochrome: MDRLESTLCTFGRSLSDIPLLLTDRMKNVFPPLLVLGVLLFALYQTRYKKPETTEEKVNPAYLEHTKKHTASHIQEELDRLHTDAYVKNYIVNVIKHGSNQFNFKGGEMEGGFVSSKDAPKVACHVLSLSGKKCEEPYPEDAAMFYTSVCGGCHGDDGKGLGGTYPDLTRKTLLGIEKREEFLKSLLYR, translated from the coding sequence ATGGACAGACTGGAAAGTACACTTTGTACCTTTGGTCGTTCCCTATCAGACATTCCGCTACTATTGACAGACCGCATGAAGAATGTCTTTCCCCCGTTGCTTGTGCTGGGAGTACTGCTCTTTGCTCTCTACCAGACACGATACAAAAAACCTGAGACAACAGAAGAGAAAGTCAACCCTGCCTATCTTGAACATACCAAAAAACACACGGCATCCCATATACAAGAGGAGCTTGACAGGCTCCATACGGATGCATACGTTAAGAACTATATAGTCAATGTCATCAAACACGGTTCGAACCAGTTCAACTTTAAAGGCGGTGAGATGGAGGGTGGCTTCGTTTCATCCAAAGATGCACCGAAAGTTGCCTGCCATGTCTTGTCTCTTTCGGGAAAGAAGTGTGAAGAACCCTACCCTGAAGATGCAGCCATGTTCTACACCAGTGTCTGTGGAGGCTGTCACGGAGATGATGGAAAAGGCCTTGGCGGTACCTACCCTGACCTGACCAGAAAAACCCTGCTCGGCATTGAAAAAAGAGAAGAATTTCTCAAGTCCCTGCTCTACAGATAA